From Riemerella anatipestifer ATCC 11845 = DSM 15868, a single genomic window includes:
- a CDS encoding copper resistance protein NlpE: MKNFGIAVLVLGVLASCNKKENEKNFVNHTSSEVVQEGVTDKNEAPETYEGVFPCADCNGIKVTLTLNQKDWSYHMISDYMDKEKFENNGTFTWDVTKKFITLTDGEDAEEQQVFYVSDKGLFLVPEVGSKDIKEDYHLTKK, translated from the coding sequence ATGAAAAATTTTGGTATTGCTGTTTTGGTTTTAGGAGTATTGGCATCTTGTAATAAAAAAGAAAATGAAAAAAACTTTGTAAATCATACTTCATCAGAGGTAGTTCAAGAAGGCGTTACTGATAAAAATGAAGCTCCTGAAACTTACGAAGGAGTATTTCCTTGTGCTGATTGTAATGGGATTAAGGTTACTTTGACTTTAAACCAAAAAGATTGGTCTTATCACATGATTTCGGATTATATGGATAAAGAAAAGTTTGAAAACAACGGAACTTTTACATGGGATGTTACTAAAAAATTTATTACACTTACCGATGGAGAAGATGCTGAGGAGCAACAAGTATTCTACGTTTCTGATAAAGGTCTTTTCTTAGTTCCAGAAGTTGGTTCTAAGGATATTAAAGAAGATTATCATCTTACAAAAAAGTAA
- the pyrF gene encoding orotidine-5'-phosphate decarboxylase: MNLKKDFFLECYQLGIIKFGKFTLKSGIESPFYVDLRPLASDPKILKKLASYLLNLTDTQDTELICGVPYAALPMATAMSLESEIPLIIKRKEAKAYGTKKLIEGIYKEGQKCLLVEDVITSGKSLLETIPEVEKEGIKVTDIVVVLDREQGGKELLEKQGYRVHTLFGIREVCEMLYQENLLSAEEITQINQFLDGNPIQFQEKKRLSYESKIAHAKQPVAKRLLEIALEKQSNLIASADVITTKELLDFADKVGPNIVALKTHIDIITDFDFDNTILPLKDLAQKHNFLLMEDRKFADIGNTQELQYSYGVYRISSWADLITSQVIGGASSLDYFLNSGVIAILGMSSEGTLTDANYREKAIKIAQTHPNVIGGVSQDALPEEMLLFTPGINLEDKGDSKGQQYNTPEHAFKKLHTDFIIVGRGIYKSDDAEQASLKYKIEGWKAYQESL, from the coding sequence ATGAATCTAAAAAAAGACTTTTTCCTTGAATGTTATCAACTAGGAATTATTAAATTTGGAAAGTTTACACTAAAAAGTGGTATAGAAAGTCCATTTTATGTGGATTTAAGACCATTAGCTTCTGACCCTAAAATTCTTAAAAAACTAGCATCTTACCTTCTGAATCTTACAGATACACAAGATACAGAATTGATATGTGGCGTACCTTATGCAGCTCTACCTATGGCAACAGCAATGTCTTTAGAGAGTGAAATACCGCTCATCATTAAAAGAAAAGAAGCTAAAGCCTATGGTACTAAAAAACTAATAGAAGGAATTTATAAGGAAGGACAAAAGTGTCTTTTAGTAGAAGACGTAATTACTAGCGGTAAATCATTGCTTGAAACTATCCCTGAAGTTGAAAAAGAAGGGATTAAAGTAACCGATATTGTAGTAGTGCTAGACAGAGAACAAGGTGGAAAAGAATTGTTAGAAAAGCAAGGCTACCGTGTACATACACTGTTCGGAATAAGAGAAGTGTGCGAAATGCTTTACCAAGAAAATTTATTATCAGCAGAGGAAATAACGCAAATAAATCAGTTTTTAGACGGAAATCCGATTCAGTTTCAAGAGAAAAAGAGACTTTCTTATGAGTCTAAAATTGCTCACGCTAAACAGCCCGTTGCCAAAAGATTATTAGAAATAGCCTTAGAAAAACAATCTAACCTTATAGCTTCTGCTGATGTTATTACAACTAAGGAACTACTAGACTTTGCCGACAAGGTGGGGCCTAATATTGTAGCTTTAAAAACGCACATTGACATCATCACCGATTTTGATTTTGACAATACCATACTTCCGCTCAAAGATTTAGCACAAAAGCATAATTTCTTATTGATGGAAGACCGAAAGTTTGCAGATATTGGTAATACTCAAGAATTACAGTATTCTTATGGAGTGTATCGCATTTCGTCTTGGGCAGATTTAATTACTTCACAAGTGATTGGCGGCGCTTCTTCGTTAGATTATTTCTTAAATTCAGGTGTGATTGCCATTTTAGGAATGTCCTCTGAAGGCACACTTACAGATGCTAATTACCGTGAGAAAGCTATTAAAATTGCACAAACGCACCCTAATGTTATAGGTGGCGTTTCTCAAGATGCTTTACCTGAAGAGATGCTTCTTTTCACACCAGGTATTAATCTTGAAGACAAAGGCGATTCTAAAGGACAGCAATACAACACGCCTGAACACGCCTTTAAAAAACTCCATACCGATTTTATAATCGTAGGTAGAGGTATTTACAAATCTGATGATGCAGAACAAGCTTCTCTAAAGTATAAAATAGAGGGTTGGAAGGCTTATCAAGAGTCTCTATAG
- a CDS encoding gluzincin family metallopeptidase has protein sequence MKKALPSILIFLFSVLSCAVKAQQDSVWVKVSFPETKENRVIINQKIVHYQNGKSDNLQLLNWTAAYQAKNTTLAKRMLEARKTDLYFSKPKDRGYLKGLSINGEKYTNLDQEIITIPLENIKSRDNKIELNLAYELQLPHSKYTGIGWYSEKEKALLKYFFLVPNTSGTPRYFQNLDEKQYIGVFWDVQLDNPLLNASSNLQEVQPNHFTGTLNTDPEFAISLKNNEENFKIIYKNTLVEFAYPISQEEKQSLYFYVPLQLNFIEESLGKLPNKILISERTKNENNFTGIDDFKLGKFKLKMFSDAQKNDLHYFSIISKKCVEHLLQTDKLNAHWIENGLKTYLEIRYLKTVYNDEKLLGQLPDKLTLFKISPLKWSNASKLKLTERYGITYQYITSQNIDQPIDTPLQLMSNFNTTAVSQMEVGSLFNFIAEKMGVNQFNNFLKRYLSEHNGTVINKEDFLNQLIIESKYSANFAANFIRKKNRLDFKIKKVEKQENELLVHIHKNTEEKVPFQLKVTNFDNQDSLYWYDSSNKKKEIYHIPQTDVEKIVINDDYLLPEYNVRNNYLYTKGIFYNMKKPRLKFYTDIPDPEYEEIYISPWLNYNFYDKVLIGARISNSNLLDKPFLYSVMPYYSTGTNKLTGSAGVSYNILPPNSFFQNWRIGANATYFHYNKDLAFRRLTIFSNITLPKDARSQIEQRFGASFQHLTRDLSPLMQEMNDYDKYSLFNINYTYSDRKAIHEKLFSTNFQAGGDFSKISAEAFYRWEYQQNKKLSLRFFGGYFLQNQTRNSYFDFGISSLSNYAFAYSIIRQSNASYLAPRQFIMAEGAFKSAINNTANQWINSVNIDLHSFRFFSIYADVGLYKNKSQYPRFIWDTGASLKVIPDLFEIYFPIQSSLGFEPSFKDYSKRIRFMFNFNLNAVVNQLRRGWF, from the coding sequence GTGAAAAAAGCGTTACCATCTATTCTAATATTTTTATTTTCTGTTCTAAGTTGTGCTGTAAAAGCTCAGCAAGATAGTGTTTGGGTTAAAGTTTCCTTTCCCGAAACGAAAGAAAATAGGGTTATTATCAATCAAAAAATCGTTCACTATCAAAACGGAAAATCGGATAACCTTCAGCTTCTGAATTGGACAGCAGCTTATCAAGCTAAAAACACCACCCTAGCTAAAAGAATGCTAGAAGCTCGAAAAACTGACCTCTATTTCTCCAAACCAAAAGATAGAGGCTATCTAAAAGGTTTAAGTATCAACGGTGAAAAATATACCAATCTTGACCAAGAAATTATTACTATTCCATTAGAAAATATCAAAAGTAGAGATAATAAAATAGAACTCAATCTAGCCTATGAACTACAACTTCCCCATTCCAAATACACAGGTATTGGTTGGTATTCAGAAAAAGAAAAAGCTTTACTAAAGTATTTTTTTCTAGTTCCTAATACCAGCGGTACACCAAGGTATTTCCAAAATTTGGACGAAAAACAATATATAGGTGTTTTTTGGGACGTACAATTAGATAACCCTCTACTTAACGCAAGTAGCAATCTGCAAGAAGTTCAGCCAAACCACTTTACAGGAACTCTAAATACAGACCCTGAATTTGCAATTTCATTAAAAAATAATGAGGAAAATTTCAAAATAATATACAAAAATACTTTAGTAGAGTTTGCCTATCCTATAAGTCAAGAAGAAAAACAATCGCTCTATTTTTATGTGCCGCTTCAGCTCAATTTCATAGAAGAAAGTTTAGGTAAATTACCTAATAAAATACTCATAAGTGAAAGAACTAAAAACGAAAATAACTTTACAGGAATTGATGATTTTAAGCTCGGGAAGTTTAAGCTTAAAATGTTCAGCGATGCTCAAAAAAACGACCTCCATTATTTCTCTATCATTTCAAAAAAGTGTGTAGAACATCTTTTACAAACAGATAAGCTTAACGCTCACTGGATTGAAAACGGGCTAAAAACATACCTAGAAATAAGGTATCTAAAGACCGTTTATAACGATGAAAAGCTCTTAGGGCAATTACCTGATAAACTCACTCTTTTTAAAATAAGCCCTCTAAAATGGAGTAATGCTTCTAAACTTAAGCTTACAGAACGGTATGGGATTACTTATCAATACATTACCAGCCAAAATATTGATCAGCCTATAGACACGCCACTCCAACTAATGAGTAACTTTAACACCACGGCAGTAAGCCAAATGGAAGTAGGAAGTTTATTTAACTTTATTGCTGAAAAAATGGGCGTAAATCAGTTTAATAACTTTCTTAAAAGATATTTATCTGAGCATAACGGAACGGTTATCAATAAAGAAGATTTCTTAAATCAACTCATTATTGAATCCAAATATTCTGCAAATTTTGCAGCTAATTTCATCAGGAAAAAAAACAGATTAGATTTCAAAATTAAAAAGGTTGAAAAACAAGAAAATGAACTGCTTGTTCATATTCACAAAAATACTGAGGAAAAAGTACCATTTCAATTAAAAGTTACAAATTTTGACAATCAAGATAGTCTATATTGGTATGATTCTTCAAACAAAAAGAAAGAAATTTACCACATTCCACAAACCGATGTAGAAAAAATCGTAATAAACGATGACTATCTTCTCCCCGAATATAATGTCAGAAATAACTACCTCTATACCAAAGGAATATTCTATAATATGAAAAAGCCAAGGCTAAAATTTTACACCGATATTCCAGACCCAGAATATGAGGAAATTTATATTTCACCTTGGTTAAATTATAATTTTTACGATAAAGTACTTATAGGAGCTCGTATAAGTAACAGTAATCTTTTAGACAAGCCTTTCCTTTATTCTGTAATGCCTTACTATAGTACAGGAACTAATAAACTTACTGGCTCAGCAGGAGTCTCCTATAATATTTTACCACCTAACAGTTTTTTTCAAAATTGGAGAATAGGAGCAAATGCTACGTATTTTCACTATAATAAAGACTTGGCTTTTAGAAGACTAACAATTTTTTCTAATATCACTTTGCCTAAAGATGCTAGAAGTCAAATAGAGCAAAGATTTGGGGCTTCATTTCAGCATCTTACAAGAGATTTAAGCCCATTGATGCAAGAAATGAACGATTATGATAAATATAGCCTATTCAATATAAATTATACCTATTCTGATAGAAAAGCTATACATGAAAAGCTATTTTCAACCAATTTCCAAGCAGGTGGAGATTTTAGCAAAATTTCAGCAGAAGCCTTTTACAGATGGGAATATCAACAAAATAAAAAACTTAGTTTAAGATTTTTTGGAGGTTATTTTTTACAGAATCAAACAAGAAATTCTTACTTTGATTTTGGTATTTCTTCCTTATCCAATTATGCTTTTGCTTATAGCATTATTAGGCAATCTAATGCTAGTTATCTTGCTCCAAGACAGTTTATAATGGCGGAAGGAGCATTTAAATCCGCCATAAATAATACCGCAAACCAGTGGATAAATAGCGTTAATATAGACTTGCATTCGTTCCGTTTCTTTAGTATATATGCAGATGTAGGATTGTATAAAAACAAAAGCCAATATCCACGCTTTATATGGGATACAGGTGCAAGTCTAAAAGTTATCCCTGATTTGTTTGAAATCTACTTCCCTATCCAGTCTTCTCTAGGATTTGAACCTTCTTTTAAAGACTATTCTAAGCGAATTAGATTTATGTTTAATTTCAATCTAAATGCCGTAGTAAACCAACTTAGGAGAGGCTGGTTTTAA
- a CDS encoding Crp/Fnr family transcriptional regulator translates to MNKNDILKGNILNFHPRFNEEILSLGIEKFDDIYLESGEHILLEGDYCDFIFFAESSIVRCYIIDDNGEENTLWIEPERMFLTDFESYKQNIPSKCYMQLYENSKVYILKKQELLNLYQTYHDWALFGVLIMESYFMRSLDILNRLIYSDATEAYYFIEKHYPRYLEVVPLKHIASRLNVSPVSISRVRSGTQKKE, encoded by the coding sequence ATGAATAAAAATGATATTTTGAAAGGTAACATTTTAAATTTTCATCCTCGATTTAATGAGGAAATTCTATCTTTAGGCATAGAGAAATTTGATGATATATATTTAGAATCAGGAGAACATATTTTACTAGAAGGTGATTATTGTGACTTTATTTTTTTTGCAGAAAGTTCTATAGTAAGATGCTATATTATAGATGATAATGGGGAAGAAAACACACTTTGGATTGAGCCAGAGAGAATGTTTTTAACTGATTTTGAGAGTTATAAACAAAATATTCCATCCAAATGCTATATGCAATTATATGAGAACTCTAAAGTTTATATTTTGAAAAAACAAGAATTACTTAATCTTTATCAAACCTATCATGATTGGGCATTATTTGGCGTCCTGATTATGGAAAGTTATTTTATGAGAAGTCTTGATATTCTCAATAGATTAATATATAGTGATGCTACGGAAGCTTATTATTTTATAGAAAAACATTACCCTAGATATTTGGAAGTAGTACCTCTTAAACATATAGCCTCTAGGCTAAATGTATCTCCTGTTTCTATCTCTAGAGTAAGGAGTGGTACACAAAAAAAAGAATAA